A region of Antedon mediterranea chromosome 8, ecAntMedi1.1, whole genome shotgun sequence DNA encodes the following proteins:
- the LOC140056681 gene encoding CMP-N-acetylneuraminate-poly-alpha-2,8-sialyltransferase-like produces MKQRRVTEKNYIFVVLIFSIIIFCTTTIMTSHRRQIIGEQQEELHNLIQLHQSKRVQSEKRNISYVKKTNQFEVPVKSQYTDWFLQSLSTQIDTVKAADVKQNLISGGLSRKRTLSNTIEIIKEINGKMFRIRQSPYKFNMKEPDNCAIVGNGGVLRNSRCGDEINAHDFVFRINMAPIHGYDIDVGDKVDFMALNSQGTRQLVKCITNPTENCSESLQTLSLLDKAYLWFSKYTTVDLKLSSKISQYVNTTILHPQDPLGDFIQKLWNTTSYPSSGLFVYSLASTICKRISLYGFYPFSKATDGTRLTYNYYSSIKIGDFVIGHNIPNEYQILQDLQEKRVIRLVTTACPKIEKYVARNRKFKRFHKH; encoded by the exons ATGAAACAACGTCGGGTTACTGAAAagaattatatatttgttgttttgaTATTTTCCATTATAATATTCTGTACGACGACTATCATGACATCCCACAGACGGCAGATAATAGGCGAACAACAAGAGGAGTTACATAATCTCATCCAATTACATCAAAGCAAACGTGTTCAATCCGAGAAGCG AAACATTTCTTATGTAAAGAAAACTAATCAGTTTGAAGTACCGGTAAAAAGTCAGTATACAGATTGGTTTCTCCAAAGTTTGTCTACGCAAATCGATACAGTGAAAGCAGCCGATGTTAA ACAAAACCTTATTTCTGGTGGTCTATCTCGGAAAAGAACATTATCAAACACGATTGAAATCATAAAGGAGATTAACGGGAAAATGTTCCGAATCAGACAATCACCTTATAAATTCAATATGAAAGAACCAGACAACTGTGCAATTGTTGGTAATGGTGGTGTTTTACGTAACAGTCGTTGCGGAGACGAAATCAATGCGCATGACTTTGTATTTCGTATCAACATGGCTCCGATTCATGGCTACGATATAGATGTAGGAGATAAAGTAGATTTCATGGCTTTGAACAGCCAAGGAACCAGACAACTTGTGAAGTGTATAACAAATCCTACAGAAAATTGTTCAGAGTCTTTGCAAACTCTAAGTCTACTTGATAAAGCGTATCTCTGGTTTTCAAAGTATACCACAGTTGATTTGAAATTGTCATCTAAGATTAGCCAATACGTAAATACAACGATTCTGCATCCACAGGATCCGTTAGGAGATTTTATTCAAAA ATTATGGAACACAACTAGCTATCCTTCATCCGGCTTATTCGTGTACTCTTTAGCTTCCACAATTTGTAAAAGAATATCCTTGTACGGTTTCTACCCGTTTAGCAAGGCAACAGATGGCACCAGACTAACATATAACTATTACTCGAGCATCAAAATAGGTGATTTTGTGATAGGGCATAATATACCGAATGAATATCAAATACTACAAGATCTTCAAGAAAAGCGAGTAATAAGACTAGTTACAACAGCATGcccaaaaattgaaaaatatgtagCTCGTAATCGAAAGTTTAAACGGTTccataaacattaa